DNA from Kitasatospora acidiphila:
GCTGGTCGTGGATCTCGGCCACGCCGATCTGCTGGACCAGCTCGGCGAAGAAGCCGCGCACCACCAGGCGGCGGGCCTCCTCCTCCGGGATGCCGCGGGCCTGCAGGTAGAACAGCTGCTCGTCGTCGAACCGGCCGGTCGCCGAGGCGTGCCCGGCACCGACGATCTCGCCGGTCTCGATCTCCAGGTTGGGGATCGAGTCGACCCGGGCGCCGTCGGTGAGCACCAGGTTGCGGTTGTGCTCGTAGGTGTCGGTGCCCTCGGCGGCGGCGCGGATCAGCACGTCGCCGACCCAGACCGCGTGCGCGTCCTGGCCCTGCAGCGCGCCCTTGTAGACCACGTTGGACCGGCAGTGCGGGGTGTCGTGGTCGATCTGCAGCCGGTGCTCCAGGTGCTGGCCGGCGTCGGCGAAGTAGAGGCCGTAGAGCTCGGCCTCGCCGCCGGTGGCGGCGTAGGTGACCCGCGGGTGGATCCGGACCAGGTCGCCGCCGAAGGTGACCACCACGGACTTCAGCGAGGCGTCCCGGCCGATCAGCGCGGTCTGCTGGGCGGCGTGCACCGCGTCGCGGTCCCAGTCCTGCACGGAGACGAAGGTGAGCTTCGCCCCGTCGCCGACCAGCAGCTCGACGTTGGCCGCCCGGGTGCCGGTGCCGGTGTGGTTCAGCACCACGACGGCCTCGGCGAACGGCTTGACGTCGATCACCACGTGGGCGAAGCGGACGCCGCCCTCGCCGTGCACGTCGATCTTCACCGGCTCGGTGAGCACCGCGTCCTGGGGGACGGTCACCACCAGCGCCTCCTCGAAGGCGCTGTAGGCCTGGGCGGCGACCCGGTCAACGGGCTTGCCGGCCTTGCCGATCCGGGCGTCGTCGCGGCCGACGGTCTCGGCGGTGACGCCGTCCGGCAGGCCCAACTCGACCTTGTCGTTGCCCTTTTCGGCGCCAACGGCAGTGCCGTCGTGCAGACCCGCCAGGCGGTGCAGCGGGGTGAACCGCCAGTCCTCCTCGCGGCCGGTGGGCACCGGGAAGTCGGTCACGTCATAGGACGGCTTGACCGCGACGCGGGCGTCGATCGGCTGCCGCACCTCGGCGCGGCCGGTGCCGGGACCGGCCAGCTGCGCACCGGCGCCGGCGGTCCCGACCTCGATCGACCCGGCGGTGGTGGAGCCGGAAGTGTTCTGCTCAGCCATAGCTGTTCGTGGTGCTCACTTTCTCAATTCGAGGCAGTCTCAAAGTTCGGATGGGCGACGGTTG
Protein-coding regions in this window:
- the sufD gene encoding Fe-S cluster assembly protein SufD, giving the protein MAEQNTSGSTTAGSIEVGTAGAGAQLAGPGTGRAEVRQPIDARVAVKPSYDVTDFPVPTGREEDWRFTPLHRLAGLHDGTAVGAEKGNDKVELGLPDGVTAETVGRDDARIGKAGKPVDRVAAQAYSAFEEALVVTVPQDAVLTEPVKIDVHGEGGVRFAHVVIDVKPFAEAVVVLNHTGTGTRAANVELLVGDGAKLTFVSVQDWDRDAVHAAQQTALIGRDASLKSVVVTFGGDLVRIHPRVTYAATGGEAELYGLYFADAGQHLEHRLQIDHDTPHCRSNVVYKGALQGQDAHAVWVGDVLIRAAAEGTDTYEHNRNLVLTDGARVDSIPNLEIETGEIVGAGHASATGRFDDEQLFYLQARGIPEEEARRLVVRGFFAELVQQIGVAEIHDQLMEKIESELAGVA